In one window of Carassius carassius chromosome 38, fCarCar2.1, whole genome shotgun sequence DNA:
- the LOC132119372 gene encoding keratin, type I cytoskeletal 19-like, which produces MSLSVRTTSSKVPRTVTSKSIITKSQGGVFPQKAHSVYGGSLGGGTRISSTSLQSRIGGFGGGYGGGYGGGYGGGYGGSYGGGFVAGIMPGGCVVNDFQLNEKATMQNLNDRLASYLEKVRSLEAANATLERQIREYYEKKGPIAQRDYSNYWNTIKDLKDKIKNATINNANILLQIDNSKLAADDFRLKYEHEVVMRQSVEADIANLRRLLDQTALTKTDLEMQIKGLEEELLFMKKNHQEELAALRAQLTGTVNVEVDAAPQQDLNKVLEEIRAHYENIIQKHRREQEDWFKNKTEGLNKEVIHSTEIIQTSKSQVTELRNTLQSLEIELQSQLSMKAALENSLADTEARYSAMLAGYQNQINMLEAELAQLKASIEQQGREYALLLDIKTRLEQEIATYRSLLENQDIKTQIPGGFISGGSQSSGGSHIITSGGSQSSGGSHIITSGGSQSSSGTKIIKTGGPTVQIKQTTSTSHRTY; this is translated from the exons ATGTCGCTCTCTGTTCGCACGACATCCTCCAAAGTTCCCAGGACTGTGACCTCAAAGTCCATTATCACCAAGAGTCAGGGTGGTGTCTTTCCACAGAAAGCCCACAGCGTGTATGGAGGTAGTCTAGGAGGTGGCACCCGCATCTCCTCCACCTCACTGCAGTCCAGAATTGGAGGATTTGGTGGAGGATACGGTGGGGGATATGGTGGAGGATACGGTGGAGGATATGGTGGAAGTTATGGTGGAGGATTTGTAGCAGGCATAATGCCTGGAGGCTGTGTTGTAAATGACTTTCAGCTGAATGAGAAGGCCACCATGCAGAACCTGAATGACCGTCTGGCGTCCTACCTGGAGAAGGTGCGCTCACTGGAGGCTGCCAATGCCACTTTGGAGAGGCAGATCCGCGAGTACTATGAGAAGAAAGGGCCGATCGCACAGAGGGACTACAGCAACTACTGGAACACCATCAAGGACCTGAAGGACAAG ATTAAAAATGCTACCATCAACAACGCCAACATCCTCCTGCAGATTGACAACTCTAAACTGGCTGCTGATGACTTCAGGCTGAA ATATGAGCATGAGGTGGTGATGCGGCAGTCTGTGGAGGCTGACATCGCTAACCTGCGCCGCTTGCTGGACCAGACAGCCCTGACAAAGACTGACCTGGAGATGCAGATCAAGGGTCTGGAAGAAGAGCTGCTATTTATGAAGAAGAACCACCAGGAG GAGCTGGCTGCACTGAGGGCACAGCTGACAGGCACAGTGAACGTAGAGGTCGATGCTGCTCCTCAGCAAGATCTGAACAAGGTTCTGGAGGAGATTCGTGCTCATTACGAGAACATCATTCAGAAAcaccgcagggaacaggaagactgGTTTAAAAACAAG ACAGAAGGATTGAACAAAGAGGTGATCCATAGCACAGAGATCATACAGACGTCCAAGTCACAGGTCACAGAGCTGCGAAACACCTTACAGAGTCTGGAGATCGAGCTACAGTCTCAACTCAGCATG AAAGCAGCACTGGAAAACTCACTGGCAGACACAGAGGCTAGGTACAGCGCTATGCTAGCAGGCTACCAGAACCAGATCAACATGCTGGAAGCCGAGTTGGCTCAGTTGAAAGCTAGCATTGAGCAACAGGGACGAGAATACGCCTTGTTGCTGGACATCAAGACTCGTCTGGAGCAGGAGATCGCCACCTACAGGAGCCTCCTGGAAAATCAAGACATTAA AACTCAAATTCCAG GTGGATTCATCTCAGGTGGATCTCAATCCTCTGGTGGGTCCCACATTATCACGTCTGGGGGATCTCAGTCCTCTGGTGGGTCCCACATTATCACATCTGGGGGATCTCAGTCCTCCAGTGGTACCAAGATTATCAAAACTGGTGGACCAACAGTCCAAATAAAGCAAACCACCTCCACTTCACACCGTACTTACTAA